AAAATCTTCTCCTGATACATGCCTTTGAAAGACTGCTATCTGGTGCTATTCAGCATATCATGTGAAAAGAATATTTAATAATCCATATCAGCATGGCTACAGTATACTAGCTTACTCCAGCTTTCACCACCTGCCATGTGTCTTTCAAAACGCATTATCTTATGGTATCCATCACCTATAATAAGAATGATGCCTGTTCAAAGCAAACAGAAGCAGACAAATcacagaagaaatgaaaaatctCCTCATCTGAAACTCAGAGTCggacaaaatcaaaatcaaaggCTGCAAATCCATTCTAGTGTTTGGCCTCATATGAGCCATAAGACTTTCATATTAAGGTGATTTATTACCTTTGCTTTCACCCACTGAGTTCCATATCCAGTCACCTAAGCCTATTCAgaaatagatatacagtattatgaaaGACTATTCAGAACAGACAGCAGCACATTGTCAGACGGCAGCCAGAGACTCCCTGTTCTGTGCCACCACTGCAtttcacatgaaaaataaaaaagatgtagtTAGGACAGGACATGACCTGAAACAGAAGTTTATTACTATGATGGCCtattactacatgtattacaTCTTCGCtgcattacaaattaaaaaaaaactaaaaaacaaaacaaaaacagtgaagATGACAGAGTATCCCATGAGAATGTTTACTTTAGTCACTAGTTAAAATATTCATACCCTTTCAAAATGACTTACAACTATAGACAAACATTGTAACTACTCAATAAATAATTCTGTCAAATTATCTAATAATCTTTTGTCCTTTAGTTTCAGACAATGACTTTCCATATCCTCTGAGAATAGGACATACCTTTTAGTTTGGGAGCATGCTTTGCTCCCATGTCATTGGGCAGATTCTATTGTAGCTAATGTATAGTAGTTTATATAATGTTGTGATGAGTATTGCACACTAAAATTTTAGTAGCTCTTTCAAATTGCTGCTGTACAAtttgatacatttttgtttatgatgGTGCCAGAAAGTGACAACATGTTGTATGtttacaagacaaaaaagaaagaaattgactGCACTTTGTACATACAACAATACTACGAGTGCTAACAGTCGGTCAACAGGTATGCTGCTGACTCAACTGAGCTACAGTTCTTCTATTATCTCTCAAattcagaaaagagaaaaacaagctGAATAATGGTGTATCATTTGTGCAAACTGATTAAAATCAACTGACTTTAAATCTAAATTTTCACACAGaatacatacaatatacagtTAAAACCAACTGTGTAAGTGAAAACTTCTAGCTTTCTGCATTACAAGTAAAGGTTTATTTTTAGAGCTACTAATCAAAATTAGTCCTGTGGAAACTTAATGTTAATGTACAAGGATAAAGAGTAATGCTATGACATGTAATTTGTCATATTGTTTATGTGTGTGAAATGCACAGCAAATAGCTTTATATAAATGAAAGTACCAttactgaagaaaaaacaaattttgccGTGTGACCATAGCAAACTTTGGACAAGCTGCTTGAGCATATTTTGGAGTTCAACAAGCTTAAAAGCACTATGTCTGATAACTGATACAAAACTGTAACAAAAAGTAAAGGCTATAGCAAGTTAACTCCTCCCTCATTTCACTAGTTTTTATAAAAACACTCCATAATTACCTACTATAGTTTGCAGCACTAAATATTcttaaaatctttacattttaagttGGATTAATTTTATAACAGTAgacaaaaagtcattttttaaagcaATACAAGGCAGCTAAGACAAAAGCATCCTGTGCAGAAGGCTATTATCCTTCACAAACTATTTATCTGATCTGAGGAAATGGAGAACAAACCATTTATCTTACAGAAAAGCTGTTGTTTCCAGCTGCAAGATGTTATGTCAAAAGTACAAAAGAgtattgcaaaataacattttaaatgtggTAAATAAAAGTAAGTACAATTCTTGCAGCTTAAGCTGTAGAGTAAAAATGCCTGCAAATGTGATGCTGGCTGTTAGTCTGGTGTTTATAAACTTTTGATAAGCTGCCAGACATAATGTGTCCTTTTTTAATCATATTGCCACCTACAAAATTGCTATTAGCAGGAGCCATATATGATTTTATACTAAACTGCCTTTTTATCTAAATAGAATTGTGCATACACATCTTCTATAATCAAGTATTACACTGCACAATATGTACCTTTGTTACATGGAGCTGTGAAGTTGCTCTGACCGTGCGTTTTCAAATGGCTGGTGATGTAGGCTGCACTGAGCATCTTCCCACAGATAGTGCACGTGACCTTTCCTTCGTGCCGGATCATGTGTGAACGAAGCCTGTCTTTGGTAGCAAAAGCAGCAGTGCAAGCCTGAGGAGTGGAGCAGAACACAGTTCATTTAAAGCCAAATGTATTTAAATCCCTCTctggattaaaagaaaaaattacctaaaaaaaaaaaaaactactatttttaaaaatgcaaataaattcaCCAATTTGGCATTAAAATAACTAAATGTTGACAAATCATGAAGAATAAATACACAGTgtttatatatagataaaaagtaaacataaaggCTTTTACTGACAATATTACTACCTGATTAACTGTTAGGACAACACACACTTACTATAGCAAAATCACTAAGAAGCAGCACCCCTACTCAAATCCCagggtttcatttttttctgggaCAATAATAGCTTTTATTATAACAGAAGATGTTTTGAGACATACATAAAAGCAGTTATATTTTGCTGAAGtacagaaaaatgttattttctacaAAATACATATGCATTTACCGTTACTTGGCATTTGAAGGGTCTTTCTGTAGAATGAACATGCTTCACATGACAGCTTAAATGGTCCGGTCtgaaatataaacaaagaaaaaaaaatgcataaaacaaaaatcCCCTTATAGAGCAAGTCAGTGTGGTATAAGGCAGCTTGCAGAATTTGGCAGAGAGGCATGGTGTCTTTAGGTGTTCCTCACCTACTCCTGTAATAGTAGTTTCATTGCAAACTAATTTACATGCATGCACCTCTGGCTGAGCCAAACTGTAGTAGCCTTTAAACCTACTGTTCTCAAGCCATCAAACAAGCATTCTTCTTATCTTTTATGACATGATGCATGTGTAACATTGCTGGATACAACCAACAGTCTGAAAGACCAACACAGGCtgaatactcaaaaaaaaaaaaaaatcagtaacatTCATATGTAACAAAACATTAGAGAAGGCAAAGTGCTGAGAGCTTAACACTTAGCCTGTAATCACAAAAACTTTACAAACATTATTGAAAGCATCCAGTGTTCTTGAAGATAACATTAGCATTCTTTCAAAACATTTATCAATGTGCttacataataaaatgtgtctcatcattcaaaattaacttttttatgaAAACAAGCCGTTAAATATAAGTACAATCCTGTATTCTAAAAACTAATATTACTTCACAGATGAATGTTCATGATGGAAGATTCCCTTAAACATAcgtacgttttacacaacgtagATATctgtggtatttttattttacagcactAAAACTAAAAGTGATCTTAAGAAGAAATGTAATCGGCTTTTCACATAAGTATTAATGTGTTGTGGAGGCTTGAAGTTTACACAAATGAGGCCACATGTGCCTTACAACTGGGCTCCACTAGTGAAGTATTAATGAAGTTGCCATATTTCCTGGTTTAAAAAGCACAGTTAAGAGATCAGTATTCAGTCTAAACATCTAAAGTGCTGTTGTGAAAGGAAATAAAACAGCATTCCAAAAAAGTTAAGAGATAAAATACTACAAATGCATAAAttaggaaaaggttacaaaataaTAACCAAGTGCTTAGAAATCCCAGTGGGTACTGTTGGGTCAATTATCAGAAAGTGGAAACTAAATTAAGCAACCCAGACACTGCTGAGTTAAGTTAATCGCTTAAAATCTACACAAACAAGAAGATGGTTTGTGAGACAGGCTAACAATGACTTTGAAAGGAGTACAATGTTCAGTAGCTGAGACTGGAGTAAAACAGCACATATTCAACCATATCAGTAGCTAAGCATAACACTGGCCTATATGGCAGGGTGGAACAGAAGAAGCCATCACTCAAAAAGAACCACTGGAGTTAGCCAATAAGGTGTGAAGAGTAACCCAGCTGCAAAAAGGGGAAGACAAGACTGAGACTTCTGGCAAACAGACATGTGGTACAAGGTAACACTATCCACATTTCTAAAACCACCATTGCTACAATGAAATAGGTCAGTGGTAGCATTGAGTGTCTGGAGCTGGTATCcattaacagaaaaatataaggaaataCTGAAAGAGAATTAGTTTTAGTCTGCTAAAACAAGTGAAAGGCGGGCAAAAGTTAATCTTCAGCAAGACAAGAATTCCAAACAAAGAGCCAAAGTAATCAATACAATCCAGAATCTGTGGCACTGTTGGAAAACTGCTGAGAGTAAGCCTCCTCTAAATAACTTAAAACAACCTGGAGCAAATCTGATGGGAAACAAGGGTAAACATCACTATCTAAAAGTCTGTAAATAGAAGATATACTTACCCTAAAAGACTTAAAGGTGCTATTGCTGTAAAAGATGACTCTACAAAATTACACTGTGGGTGAGTAAATCGTTCTGCAAAGagcaaatttccttttttttctagcATATTAACTACTTTTGAGTGTtaagtttgaaattaaaaaaaatccacagaaaacaaaattacagtgCACGATATGCTGTTCAGAAAAAGTATGGAACTGAATAATTTACAAGTGTCTGAATAATTTACAAGATAATAGCTGTAGACTAACAATTGAATAACTATATTCTAGAACAGATTTGacttataatagtaataatgaaaataagaGCGTTTCAAATATCCAGTGGAGCTaagtgcatttattaaaatcatgatattcaaatttcttttgcaatacattttttcaagtcaatataattaatttaaattagatCCCAGTTCTAGAGGGTTAAAGCAACTGactgtttttgttaattattgtcCAATTTTAATCCTTAAATAAAACCTTGTTTAAGacattactttattttaaataatttgacttgttattttctttgattttctagTTCAAAGATGCTTTGGTATTGGGATCCTgggaatattttaaatttattttctacaGTTTAAGGCAGATCACTTAAATTTTCCTACTAAGTACTATTTTACCTAAAGCACTTACAATTTAATTGAATTGTGAATTAAACAGTATCAGAACAACAATATTGATCATCTCGCGTTTCATtactagaaaataaaaatcattttgggAAATCATGCCTTTAAGGATTAATATAATCCGGTAATCTAAAAACTCTtttaaacaagaaatttcatGATAGGAGTTACTTTCACACATAACTGATAAATATGAACTACAACCAAGGAAAGCTTCTTTCCACAGGTGAAAATTATTCAATTTTGCAGTTCAGACTGAGCAAATGTAGGGCTTGTTTATTCCACCTTCATGGGACCTCACATGGTAGGTCATCCTGTCTTTTCACTTAAAGCGTTGTTGGCAGATTGGGGACTCAAATGGCTTTTCATCAGAGTGCGACAGTTTCAGTTTAGATGGTAGACATCACAAAATGCCTTATCACACATTTTGGAGTTTGCTGCAATGAATTACTGAAACTACTATGGCTATCCTCGACCATGTTTGTCCATCTgtgttttacaaaatattgttCCATTTAAGCATAGCTGAACGTCATTTATGAAAAACTCTtgcatgacaaaaataaaatgaaacggtACGGTTGGCATGTTTACAGCAAATGTATATTTCCAGTAACTTTATTTAGGTTTGCCCAAGTTTTTGATTGACCTGGTAACACATTGTTAATCCTCAGGTTGAACTGATTTGCAACAAtatcataaatacattttcttcattttaaggcAGATCGTATAGAAAAATATATCATAaaactatatattttaatataatgaaaggataagttaaaacaaattaatcaaaaaataattccaaaattcTGAAGTGCTTTTTCCATATTTAGTTAAGTTTCTTGCCAAAATGTGTCACATTTTGCCAGAATGTTGCTTTTAGGATGCTCAGGTAACACCAAGGCACTTGCTTTTGTTTAAACATCTAGTGCAGGTGCCCTTTTAAAGTGTTCAAAAAAGACCAACTGAAAACCACAACACTGAGGTGGGTAAAGGAGTTTTGCTACCACATTCACAACAttagtaacattttattaattttgctgctCTAAAACACCAGTAAAACTTTCTTTACTTGCAAAATGAATTACATCTTTCACAAATATTATACGGATCTAATGCCATGGCTTGCTATCAGCATTACACATATCTCACGGAGAACGCCAGAGACATATAAACCTTATCTAACTTTAGAACTAGCtctttttttaagcatttaaCTGCTTCAACATCATAGGCATTTTAAAAGGAATGGGGAACCAAACTGTagcaaatgtgtttatttattctcCTCTCTTGTCTAATTTGAATAAGCCCTGTATATTGAAATTAATCAAATATAAGCCATTTATTATTTGAATTCAGTACTTTTTCCCTATGGTTACAACTGCTTAGTGATCTGACACAGAATCTTTGCCTCCTCTCTACCTGTGTGGAGACTGCACATCCATAAACGTTTTTGTGTGGGTGTTAGTTGTAAGAGCAACTTTGCAAAGGAGCATATGCCTTTGTATGCCATGTCATGGTTGCACTGCATCAAGGTTTCAATTTTagcttgcactcagtgctgcaaAAACAGGCTTTGGCATCCTGGAAGCTGTAACAGGAAAAAGCAAATTCTGATAAACAGAGTTTTCTACACCTCCTGTATTACAAAACACACTAcataaaatttcaaagtaaacCCTGTTCTCCTACTGCTTGAATAACTATATAACTAAATAACAGGAGTGCTCTTATGAGACTGAATATGAggagaaataagaagaaaaattacCGTGAAAAACCTTTTCCACAGACTGAGCAAATGTAGGGCTTGTTTATTCCACCTTCATGGGACCTCACGTGATAGGTCATCCGGTCTTTTCGCTTAAAGCGCTGTTGGCAGATAGGGCACTCAAATGGCTTTTCATCAGAGTGCGACAGCTTGTGTCGGTTTAGATGGTAGACATCACGAAATGCCTTACCACACATTTCACATCCATGGTTTTTCTTCACTGGCTttggtggttttttgggggcagGCGGCTGTGTGTTGGGGAGAACACTGGCTGACATAATGCTGGCACCTGTAGAAACTGAGGTTGTGGCAGTAGTCAGAATGCCTGCTATCGTGGAGACATAGGAAGGTGTGCTGCTGTTCTCTCGTGAGACTGTAGAAAGTAGTGGCACCATAGTGGGGGCTGTCTGGGCGGTCTTCTTTGGTCGTGACACCATCTTGACTCCTGTGTGGCAGGATTCATGCCGCCGCAAATGGTAGCTGTCCCTGAAAGCCTTGCTGCAGTACCCACAGACAAAGGTTGTTTTGGTTTTCTGCTCCTTTTTGATAGTGCCCACAGGTGGGGCATTGTCTTTCATCAGTTCAGGCGCAACTGGTTTCTGCTCCAAGGGAATAGGAAGAACAGGCTTCTGGTCTGTCTGATCTGAAGAAGAATTCAGTAGAGGAAGCAGACTATTCTGTGCCACCTGGTGCTGGTGATGTAATGCTTCATTTGTCtaaggaaaattaaaacaaataagtatAAAATTCAATTGACAATTCTCTACACAAACCACTTTTTCTTCTATAAAACACAGCCTTGAAACCAATGTAAAATGCATTTACTAGTCTTACTACCAAATCACTTAATTGAAGTCCTAGGTGCatcaaaatgcatttaaagaCTGTCATACTTCATTACTCAGAAAAAGTAAGGAAGAAAAGAACACGGTCTAGACACAAGTAAATACATAATTTGTAAAAGGGTAACGGTAGTTTTTACAAAGGCAAAGTTTATCCATCCAAATAACCACCCATCATCCTCTTTCTAACTAACTTACCCATTTCAGCGTCACAGCTACTGCCTATCAAGgcagcaaagcagaaacaaaccctgaatTGGTCAACAagccattacagggcacactcacggGCAGACCCACACTCACTCAAACAGGATCAATTTTGAGTTGTCAGTAAAATTAACATGCAGTTTTTTGGAATGTGAGAAGAAGGCAGGAACACCTAATGAAAAAACCCAGTTAGACAAACTGGGCAggtaaaaaacaatatataattgAGGTGGgaatgtaataaatgttaaacTATGTATAAGGTGCTTCTCTACCTGATATAACATCTTACTGCTTCTGGTTGAATAAAGAAGCACTGAAATGGTAGGTCTTAAGTTGGTTTTTGCACTGAAACTATCTTTAGCTCCAGCATGCTGTTAAGGCCCATGCCCCCCAAACTCCTAACAAAGGATGGCTCTTTCTTCTTCCCTGTGCTGCTATCATAGATTACAGCTTTCAGTGGTCCACTGTAACCAGGATGTATACTTAACATAATCAGGTAAGATATAATGAGAATGAATGTTGAAGTAGTAAGTAATGTAAATCATGTGTGCACATTTAGGGTTAGAATAATTAAAGTCTTCAGAGGGTAGGGACAGGACTGGGTATGGCTTCAGCACCTAAGAGTGGGTTTGAGAACCATTTTTCAAGGCCACTGAAAGCTCGGCTTAAATTCAAAAACTAAGTAGTAGAGTCTGAAGGAGTGTTTCTTacaatccattcatccataaATACTTTACTGAATGTTCTTAATCTAACTTAAGGCACACCAATGTCAAATGGGGGTGTCAGTTCACTTTGGTCTTAAAAATCccataaacaaattaataaagaataaactTTAGACTGTtaccattttcttatttttttgttctgaaaATCCTAAAAAGTACTACAGATATCCATTGTATAGAGACATTAGTTTTCACTTAAAGCTATGCTTACTTTCACAGTAAACTTAGCCTGTCTATTCacttgtggacttggaaaaaaaaCTGTCCAAAATAGTTTAAGTTTTAGATTATCATTTGCTTTGGAATTCCTAAAAACTGTCCTGTTAGTAAAAAAGTAgcactaattaaaatagaaaaggaGTGCAATTAAGCAGTTATGAAAGGGTAGCATAACACACAgtataataaatagtaaaattcCAAAGACCGCCTACAGCAAATACCAAAACATATGTAAGCTACCATATAACACAGACTTCGCAAAAATTAGCACTGCTACTTTACAGCTACAGAGAACAGAGTTTGAATCCTGGCCTAGTCATTGGCCATGTAGAGTTCAGCCATCTTCAGTTTCCTCTTACAAACTGAGTGTAAAAATCAAGTTTACAATATTTGCACTAAGATTTGTATGTATGTAGTctgtttagaaattatttttatacacGGGGTGGCATGGCAGCAGAGTACCACTTCTATTTCACACAAAAAGATGACTAAGTTGAAATCCCACTGTGGTCACCATCTGTTAAGATTTTGCATTATCTCCCCATTTCTCATTAATTTTTCTCCAGGTACACCAATCAAGCTAG
This portion of the Polypterus senegalus isolate Bchr_013 chromosome 6, ASM1683550v1, whole genome shotgun sequence genome encodes:
- the LOC120531361 gene encoding vascular endothelial zinc finger 1-like isoform X1 is translated as MEPSWSTFLFQTNEALHHQHQVAQNSLLPLLNSSSDQTDQKPVLPIPLEQKPVAPELMKDNAPPVGTIKKEQKTKTTFVCGYCSKAFRDSYHLRRHESCHTGVKMVSRPKKTAQTAPTMVPLLSTVSRENSSTPSYVSTIAGILTTATTSVSTGASIMSASVLPNTQPPAPKKPPKPVKKNHGCEMCGKAFRDVYHLNRHKLSHSDEKPFECPICQQRFKRKDRMTYHVRSHEGGINKPYICSVCGKGFSRPDHLSCHVKHVHSTERPFKCQVTACTAAFATKDRLRSHMIRHEGKVTCTICGKMLSAAYITSHLKTHGQSNFTAPCNKGLGDWIWNSVGESKDTSEVCNSASATPVTASAPVTTTMNRGNISSPVTIAAQMNITTNTVNITSPVNIPHPVTITAPVNITSVNIPATAPMNIAHPVAITTPMPISTAMNITGPLNIAMRPMESMPFLSQVLPSSPPW
- the LOC120531361 gene encoding vascular endothelial zinc finger 1-like isoform X2 produces the protein MEPSWSTFLFQTNEALHHQHQVAQNSLLPLLNSSSDQTDQKPVLPIPLEQKPVAPELMKDNAPPVGTIKKEQKTKTTFVCGYCSKAFRDSYHLRRHESCHTGVKMVSRPKKTAQTAPTMVPLLSTVSRENSSTPSYVSTIAGILTTATTSVSTGASIMSASVLPNTQPPAPKKPPKPVKKNHGCEMCGKAFRDVYHLNRHKLSHSDEKPFECPICQQRFKRKDRMTYHVRSHEGGINKPYICSVCGKGFSRPDHLSCHVKHVHSTERPFKCQVTACTAAFATKDRLRSHMIRHEGKVTCTICGKMLSAAYITSHLKTHGQSNFTAPCNKDTSEVCNSASATPVTASAPVTTTMNRGNISSPVTIAAQMNITTNTVNITSPVNIPHPVTITAPVNITSVNIPATAPMNIAHPVAITTPMPISTAMNITGPLNIAMRPMESMPFLSQVLPSSPPW